A genomic stretch from Setaria italica strain Yugu1 chromosome VII, Setaria_italica_v2.0, whole genome shotgun sequence includes:
- the LOC101773175 gene encoding acyl-coenzyme A thioesterase 13, whose amino-acid sequence MDPEAVRRSLEPTASAEEITGSTPARLHFYDPFVLQGVSIESSEHGRLLCSFVVAPRHASPAGYLRSGVTATLADQLGSAVFYCSGLPRSGVSVEISVSFVDVATVGEEIEVEGKLLRAGKSVGVVSVDFRKKKTGKLMAQARHTKYLAVSSRL is encoded by the exons ATGGACCCGGAAGCGGTGCGGCGAAGCCTCGAGCCCACCGCCTCCGCAGAGGAAATCACGGGCTCCACCCCTGCCCGCCTCCACTTCTACGACCCCTTCGTCCTCCAAGGCGTCAGCATCGAGTCCTCCGAGCACGgccgcctcctctgctcctTCGTCGTCGCCCCGCGCCACGCC AGCCCCGCGGGGTACCTCCGCAGCGGCGTCACGGCGACGCTCGCCGACCAGCTGGGGTCGGCCGTCTTCTACTGCAGCGGGCTCCCGAGGAGCGGGGTCTCCGTGGAGATCAGCGTCTCCTTCGTCGACGTGGCTACCGTCGGG GAAGAAATAGAGGTTGAGGGAAAGTTGTTGCGTGCTGGAAAATCCGTTGGTGTTGTCTCTGTCGATTTCAGGAAGAAAAAGACAGGAAAATTGATGGCACAGGCCCGTCATACCAAGTATCTTGCTGTATCAAGCAGATTGTGA
- the LOC101773724 gene encoding protein disulfide isomerase-like 1-2 translates to MAVSLVLPFTLLLFGNFLLSGLSGPSLAEAEAAVELREAVLTLDAGNFSDVVAKHPFIVVEFYAPWCGHCKQLAPEYEKAAAVLRKHDPPVVLAKVDAYEERNKEVKDKYQVHAYPTIKIIENGGNNVRGYSGPRDADGIVEYLKKQVGPASIELRSAEEAVHAIGDKGVVLVGIFPKFAGVDYENFMAMAEKKRSDYDFFHTSDASILPRGDQAVKGPVVRLFKPFDELFVDSQDFDKDALDKFIEVSGFPTVVTFDDDPTNHKFLERYYSTPSAKAMLFLNFSDDRIEAFKSQIQEAAKLFSANNISFLIGDVETAERAFQYFGLKENDVPLLFVIAQGGKYLNPTIDPDQVIPWLKQYIYGNLTPYVKSEPIPKENDQPVKVVVADSIDDIVFNSGKNVLIEFYAPWCGHCRKLAPILEEVAVSLQDDEDVVIAKMDGTANDIPTDFAVEGYPTMYFYSTTGDLYSYNGGRTAEDIISFIKKHKGPKAGAADEVAQTGAGGVEEGITSSSPSEILKDEL, encoded by the exons ATGGCCGTCTCCCTGGTGCTCCCATTCACCCTGCTTCTCTTCGGCAATTTCCTCCTCTCCGGACTCTCCGGACCCTCCTTGGCTGAGGCAGAGGCTGCCGTGGAGCTGAGAGAGGCAGTCCTGACGCTGGATGCCGGCAACTTCTCGGACGTTGTGGCGAAGCACCCGTTCATCGTCGTCGAGTTCTACGCGCCGTG GTGTGGCCACTGCAAGCAACTCGCTCCAGAG TACGAGAAGGCAGCCGCCGTTCTGAGGAAGCACGACCCGCCGGTGGTGCTTGCGAAGGTGGATGCGTACGAGGAGAGGAACAAGGAGGTCAAGGACAAGTACCAGGTGCACGCGTACCCCACCATCAAGATCATAGAGAATGGAGGGAACAACGTACGTGGCTATAGTGGTCCGAGGGACGCAGATGGCAtcgtggagtacctcaagaagCAGGTCGGCCCGGCTTCTATCGAGCTCAGATCAGCGGAGGAGGCCGTCCACGCCATTGGTGACAAGGGAGTGGTTCTT GTAGGAATTTTCCCCAAGTTTGCCGGTGTGGATTATGAGAATTTTATGGCCATGGCAGAGAAGAAACGATCAGATTATGATTTCTTTCACACGTCAGATGCTAGTATTCTGCCGCGTGGTGATCAGGCCGTCAAGGGCCCAGTTGTTCGTCTCTTTAAACCATTTGACGAGCTCTTTGTTGATTCTCAG GATTTTGATAAGGATGCtcttgacaaatttattgaggTGTCTGGATTCCCTACAGTAGTTACCTTCGATGATGATCCAACAAACCATAAGTTTCTTGAGAGATACTACAGTACTCCTAGTGCCAAA GCGATGCTTTTCTTGAACTTCAGTGACGACAGAATCGAGGCCTTCAAGAGTCAGATTCAAGAAGCAGCCAAGCTATTCAGTGCAAATAACATAAGTTTTCTAATTGGTGATGTTGAAACCGCTGAACGTGCCTTCCAG TACTTTGGGCTCAAAGAGAACGATGTGCCCCTCCTTTTTGTGATTGCACAGGGTGGGAAATATCTCAATCCAACTATCGATCCTGATCAAGTTATACCCTGGTTGAAGCAGTACATA TATGGAAACTTGACGCCTTATGTTAAGTCAGAGCCAATCCCAAAGGAGAATGACCAACCTGTTAAGGTTGTCGTGGCTGACAGCATTGATGACATTGTTTTCAACTCTGGCAAAAACG TACTGATCGAGTTTTATGCTCCTTGGTGTGGACATTGCCGGAAGCTGGCCCCAATCTTGGAGGAAGTTGCAGTCTCATTGCAAGACGACGAAGATGTCGTCATTGCAAAGATG GATGGCACTGCAAACGATATCCCTACCGACTTCGCGGTCGAGGGATACCCGACGATGTACTTCTACTCGACCACCGGGGACCTCTATTCGTACAATGGTGGGAGGACAGCGGAGGACATCATCAGCTTCATCAAGAAGCACAAGGGCCCCAAAGCTGGTGCGGCGGACGAAGTGGCACAGACAGGAGCTGGCGGTGTAGAAGAGGGCATCACATCTTCATCACCGTCAGAGATTCTGAAAGACGAGCTCTAA
- the LOC101772765 gene encoding vasodilator-stimulated phosphoprotein-like produces MDDFTFFPATTTMTPAEKLPPAAVPSSGPPSSSAPCRKLPFFRFVPAAPPPSPAPPAEPTSRATGVIMAEDQEPRPPEKSAGPGAGGDAAAAKAAEVEDRMDQLWEDFNEELGQLARARARRRPCGGSWRDRRDDGLLAMEGSRTRTWSEPSPSPPSDAESEPAARAGCAPVLRPSARAAAGARHCRRRAGTWVLLMRIFRRLFVIEKTISEAAVARQRSSTRAR; encoded by the coding sequence ATGGACGACTTCACCTTCttccccgccaccaccacgatgACGCCTGCAGAGAAGCTGCCGCCTGCCGCGGTCCCATCATCaggcccgccgtcgtcgtcggcgccgtgCCGCAAGCTCCCGTTCTTCCGCTTCGTGCCGGCCGCcccgcctccctctcctgcgccgccggcggagccgACGAGCCGGGCCACCGGCGTCATCATGGCGGAAGATCAagagccgcggccgccggagAAGAGCGCGGGACCGGGAGCGGGAggagacgccgcggcggcgaaggccgcGGAGGTAGAGGACAGGATGGACCAGCTGTGGGAGGACTTCAACGAGGAGCTGGGCCAgctggcgcgggcgcgggcgcggcgccggccgtgCGGCGGCTCCTGGCGCGACCGCCGCGACGACGGGCTGCTGGCGATGGAGGGCAGCCGCACCCGCACGTGGTCggagccgtcgccgtcgccgccgtcggacGCGGAGTCGGagcccgcggcgcgcgccgggtGCGCGCCCGTGCTGCGGCCGTCGGCgagggccgccgccggggcgaggcactgccgccgccgcgcggggaCGTGGGTGCTGCTCATGCGGATCTTCCGGAGGCTCTTCGTCATCGAGAAGACCATCTCCGAGGCCGCCGTCGCCAGGCAGCGATCCAGCACCAGGGCGCGCTGA
- the LOC101770102 gene encoding pentatricopeptide repeat-containing protein At3g26540, which produces MAAASAAASAVSAISNHVAAGHLFAAIDALPAYSGSSLLPAELYASLLRLATSRRSLAAARRVASHLASSSSSSPSTSRSSTPTFLFNRAIESLAACGSLADARELFDAMPRRDGGSWNAIISAASRGGNPAEAFSLFSGMNSVGIRPKDVTLASVLACCAECLDLCGAQQLHCHIAKRDFQSNVILGTALVDVYGKCLLLADARRAFDGILQPNDISWNVIIRRYLVAGMGDMAVQMFFRMVWAGVRPLVYTVTHAILACRDNCALKEGRCIHNFVLRHGYEHHVHVRSAAVDMYAKCGNINAAQRLFNLAPMKDVVMSTSIVSGLAACGRIVDAKWVFDGMEQHNLVSWNAMLTGYVRSMDLTGALDLFQQMRQETRELDAVTLGSVLNACTGLFDLGKGEELHAFAFKCGLFSYPFLMNALVRMYSKCGCLRSAEQLLLSEMGSERDRYSWNSLISGYERHSMSEAALHALREMQSEAKPSQSTFSSALAACANIFLLKHGKQIHAYIIRNEYEVDDILRSALVDMYSKCRLFDYSTRVFELGLSQDVILWNSMIFGCAYNSKGDYGLELFDEMRKQGIRPDSVTFLGALVSCICEGHVGLGRSYFTLMTDEYSIVPRMEHYECMIELLGKHGYMVELEDFVDHMPFEPTTAMWLRIFDCCREYGNKKLGERAAQRINESKPLTPVRFVEPSPDYECSGSDDVDDSMSFC; this is translated from the coding sequence AtggcggccgcctccgccgccgcctcagccgtGTCCGCAATCTCCAACCACGTTGCCGCCGGGCACCTCTTCGCCGCCATCGACGCCCTCCCCGCGTACTCTGGCTCCTCCCTGCTCCCGGCCGAGCTTTACGCCTCGCTACTCCGCCTGGCCAcctcccgccgctccctcgccgccgcccgccgcgtcgcCTCCCACCTCGCCTCCTCTTCGTCATCTTCCCCTTCCACCTCGCGCTCATCCACCCCGACCTTCCTCTTCAACCGCGCCATCGAGTCTCTAGCCGCCTGCGGCAGCCTCGCCGACGCGCGGGAGCTGTTCGACGCAATGCCGCGCCGGGACGGCGGTTCTTGGAACGCCATCATCTCCGCCGCGTCCCGCGGCGGGAACCCGGCAGAGGCTTTCTCCCTCTTCTCCGGCATGAACTCTGTTGGCATTCGCCCCAAGGACGTCACACTGGCATCAGTGCTTGCCTGTTGCGCTGAGTGCCTTGACCTGTGTGGTGCACAGCAGCTCCATTGTCATATTGCAAAGAGGGACTTTCAGTCCAACGTGATTCTAGGGACGGCACTGGTTGATGTGTACGGAAAGTGCCTCTTGCTTGCGGATGCAAGGCGGGCATTTGATGGCATCCTACAACCCAATGACATTTCATGGAATGTAATAATTAGGAGATATCTTGTCGCTGGTATGGGTGACATGGCAGTTCAGATGTTCTTCAGGATGGTATGGGCTGGAGTTAGGCCACTGGTTTATACTGTCACACATGCAATCCTTGCTTGCCGAGATAACTGTGCACTTAAAGAAGGGAGGTGCATACATAACTTTGTGCTCCGACATGGGTATGAGCACCATGTACATGTGCGCAGCGCAGCTGTAGATATGTATGCAAAGTGTGGCAACATTAATGCAGCACAAAGGCTCTTCAACTTGGCACCAATGAAGGACGTGGTGATGTCCACTTCAATTGTGTCAGGATTGGCTGCTTGTGGGAGGATTGTTGATGCAAAGTGGGTGTTTGATGGCATGGAACAACACAATTTGGTATCCTGGAATGCTATGTTGACCGGCTATGTCAGGTCCATGGATCTGACTGGTGCTCTAGATTTGTTCCAGCAGATGAGGCAGGAGACTAGGGAGCTTGATGCTGTTACACTTGGATCCGTGCTTAATGCCTGTACAGGCCTGTTTGACCTCGGGAAAGGTGAGGAGCTCCACGCGTTCGCTTTCAAGTGTGGTTTGTTCAGTTATCCCTTTTTGATGAATGCACTTGTGAGGATGTATTCCAAATGTGGATGCCTGAGGAGTGCAGAACAGCTTCTTCTATCTGAGATGGGATCAGAGAGAGACAGGTACTCTTGGAACTCACTGATCTCAGGTTATGAACGCCACTCCATGAGTGAAGCAGCTCTGCATGCTCTACGTGAGATGCAATCCGAGGCAAAACCTAGCCAGTCCACGTTCAGCTCTGCACTTGCAGCCTGTGCAAACATATTTCTGCTTAAGCATGGGAAGCAGATTCATGCATACATTATCAGAAACGAGTATGAGGTTGACGATATACTGCGAAGTGCACTGGTTGATATGTATTCCAAGTGTAGGCTGTTTGATTACTCCACCAGGGTCTTTGAGTTGGGATTATCTCAGGACGTTATCCTGTGGAATTCTATGATCTTTGGATGTGCTTACAATAGTAAAGGTGACTATGGGCTTGAACTGTTTGATGAAATGCGGAAGCAGGGGATTAGGCCAGACTCTGTCACTTTCCTTGGTGCTCTGGTTTCATGCATCTGCGAGGGGCATGTTGGGTTGGGGAGGAGTTATTTCACTCTGATGACCGATGAGTATAGCATCGTCCCTCGCATGGAGCACTATGAGTGCATGATCGAACTGTTGGGGAAGCATGGTTACATGGTTGAGCTAGAGGATTTTGTGGATCACATGCCCTTTGAACCAACAACCGCTATGTGGCTCAGGATCTTCGACTGCTGCCGGGAATATGGGAACAAAAAATTAGGGGAGAGGGCTGCGCAGCGCATCAACGAAAGCAAACCTCTGACTCCAGTTAGATTTGTTGAACCCTCTCCTGACTACGAGTGCAGTGGCAGTGATGATGTTGATGATTCCATGTCGTTCTGCTAG
- the LOC101769697 gene encoding pentatricopeptide repeat-containing protein At2g13600, with translation MARHLHGGHELVAHLRASSPLADLLRAVPSLPAARAAHARVLKSPFAGETFLLNTLVSAYARLGRLRDARRVFDGIPLPNTFSYNALLSAYARLGRPDEARALFDAIPDPDQCSYNAVVAALARHGRGHAGDALRFLAAMHADDFVLNAYSFASALSACAAEKDPRTGEQVHGLVAKSPHAEDVHIGSALVDMYAKCERPEDAHRVFDTMPERNVVSWNSLITCYEQNGPVGEALVLFVEMMASGFIPDEVTLASVMSACAGLAAEREGRQVHACVVKCDRFREDMVLNNALVDMYAKCGRTWEARRVFDSMASRSVVSETSMLTGYAKSANVENAQIVFSQMVEKNVIAWNVLIAAYAQNGEEEETLRLFVRLKRESVWPTHYTYGNVLNACGNIADLQLGQQAHVHVLKEGLRFDFGPESDVFVGNSLVDMYLKTGSIDDGAKVFERMAARDNVSWNAMIVGYAQNGRARDALQLFERMLCSKESPDSVTMIGVLSACGHSGLVEEGRRYFQSMTEDHGITPSRDHYTCMIDMLGRAGHLKEVEELIKNMPMEPDSVLWASLLGACRLHKNVELGEWAAGKLFEIDPENSGPYVLLSNMYAEMGKWTDVFRVRRSMKDRGVSKQPGCSWIEIGRKMNVFLVRDNRHPCRNEIHDTLRIIQMEMSRMSLDAEIANCLTNYCSEACG, from the coding sequence ATGGCGCGACACCTCCACGGCGGCCACGAGCTCGTCGCGCACCTCCGCGCGTCCTCGCCGCTGGCCGACCTCCTCCGCGCCGTGCCgagcctccccgccgcccgagCCGCGCACGCGCGCGTCCTCAAGTCCCCCTTCGCCGGCGAGACCTTCCTGCTCAACACGCTCGTCTCCGCGTACGCGCGGCTGGGCCGCCTCCGCGACGCCCGCAGGGTGTTCGACGGGATACCGCTCCCGAACACCTTCTCCTACAACGCGCTCCTCTCCGCGTACGCGCGCCTGGGCCGCCCCGACGAGGCGCGCGCGCTGTTCGATGCCATCCCGGACCCCGACCAGTGCTCCTACAACGCCGTCGTCGCGGCGCTCGCGCGGCACGGGCGCGGGCACGCCGGGGACGCGCTCCGATTCCTGGCCGCCATGCACGCCGACGACTTCGTGCTCAACGCCTACTCCTTCGCCAGCGCGCTGAGCGCCTGCGCCGCGGAGAAGGACCCGAGGACCGGGGAGCAGGTGCACGGCCTCGTCGCCAAGTCTCCGCACGCGGAGGACGTGCACATCGGGAGCGCGCTCGTGGACATGTACGCCAAGTGTGAGCGCCCGGAGGATGCGCACAGGGTGTTCGACACAATGCCGGAGCGGAACGTTGTTTCCTGGAACAGCTTGATCACTTGCTACGAGCAGAATGGTCCCGTGGGCGAGGCTCTTGTTCTGTTTGTTGAGATGATGGCATCGGGTTTCATTCCCGATGAGGTGACGCTCGCGAGTGTCATGAGCGCGTGTGCAGGCCTTGCCGCAGAGAGGGAAGGACGGCAGGTCCATGCCTGTGTGGTAAAGTGTGATAGGTTTAGGGAGGACATGGTGCTGAACAATGCTCTAGTGGACATGTATGCGAAGTGTGGGAGGACATGGGAAGCAAGGCGTGTCTTTGATTCCATGGCTTCCAGGAGTGTTGTGTCCGAAACATCCATGCTCACAGGGTATGCAAAGTCTGCAAATGTGGAAAATGCTCAGATAGTATTCTCGCAGATGGTTGAGAAGAATGTCATTGCTTGGAACGTGCTAATTGCAGCGTATGCGCAGAAtggtgaggaggaagaaacgCTTAGGCTCTTTGTCAGGCTGAAAAGAGAGTCAGTTTGGCCAACGCATTACACTTATGGAAATGTTCTCAATGCATGTGGGAATATTGCTGATCTTCAGCTTGGTCAGCAAGCTCATGTTCATGTCCTCAAGGAAGGTCTCCGCTTCGACTTTGGGCCAGAGTCTGATGTGTTTGTTGGGAACTCCCTTGTAGACATGTACCTGAAGACAGGCTCCATCGATGATGGTGCAAAGGTTTTCGAGAGAATGGCAGCCAGAGATAATGTGTCCTGGAATGCGATGATTGTTGGTTATGCACAGAATGGCCGTGCAAGAGATGCACTGCAACTTTTTGAGAGAATGTTGTGCAGCAAAGAGAGCCCAGACTCTGTCACGATGATTGGGGTTTTGTCAGCCTGTGGTCATTCTGGATTAGTTGAGGAGGGCAGGAGGTACTTTCAGTCCATGACTGAGGATCATGGTATTACTCCATCGCGAGATCACTACACATGCATGATTGACATGCTTGGTCGTGCTGGTCATCTCAAAGAAGTCGAGGAGctcataaagaacatgccaaTGGAACCTGACTCTGTGCTCTGGGCTTCACTGCTAGGTGCTTGCAGACTGCATAAAAACGTTGAGCTGGGGGAATGGGCAGCTGGAAAATTGTTTGAGATTGATCCTGAGAACTCTGGACCCTATGTTCTTCTCTCCAATATGTATGCTGAGATGGGAAAATGGACAGATgtttttagagtgaggagatCCATGAAGGACAGGGGTGTCAGTAAGCAGCCTGGCTGTAGTTGGATTGAGATAGGCAGGAAAATGAATGTGTTTCTTGTGCGAGATAATCGACATCCGTGCCGGAATGAGATACACGATACCTTAAGAATCATACAGATGGAGATGAGCAGGATGAGTTTAGATGCTGAAATTGCTAATTGCTTGACAAATTACTGCTCTGAAGCCTGCGGCTAG
- the LOC101772083 gene encoding ultraviolet-B receptor UVR8, which produces MDSVMAAPDAPPQAVVLVSAGASHSVALLTGNALCSWGRGEDGQLGHGDAEDRLVPTVLSGFDAPGITSVICGADHTTAYSEEELQVYSWGWGDFGRLGHGNSTDVFTPQPVKALQGLKIKQIACGDSHCLAVTMAGEVQSWGRNQNGQLGLGTTEDSLLPQKIQAFEGVCVKMIAAGAEHTAAVTEDGDLYGWGWGRYGNLGLGDRNDRLLPEKVSSVEGEKMVLVACGWRHTITVSDSGTMYTYGWSKYGQLGHGDFEDHLVPHKLEALKDSTISQISGGWRHTMALTSEGKLYGWGWNKFGQVGVGNNDDHCSPVQVHFPEEQKISQVACGWRHTLALSEKKNVFSWGRGTSGQLGNGEIVDRNTPVLIDALSPDGSGCKKLESSAAAPFAAKVWVSPSERYAIVPDENVPKSGEGTARGNGADANVPENDVKRMRVQS; this is translated from the exons ATGGACTCGGTCATGGCCgcccccgacgcgccgccgcagGCCGTCGTGCTCGTCTCCGCCGGCGCCAGCCACTCCGTCGCGCTCCTCA CGGGCAATGCGCTGTGCTCGTGGGGCAGGGGCGAGGACGGGCAGCTCGGGCACGGCGACGCCGAGGACCGGCTCGTGCCCACGGTGCTGAGCGGCTTTGACGCGCCCGGGATCACGTCGGTCATCTGCGGCGCCGACCACACCACCGCCTACTCCGAGGAGGAGCTGCAGGTCTACAGCTGGGGGTGGGGGGACTTCGGGAGGCTGGGCCATGGCAACTCCACCGACGTCTTCACGCCCCAGCCGGTCAAGGCGCTGCAGGGGCTCAAGATCAAGCAGATTGCCTGCGGGGACAGTCATTGTCTCGCCGTCACCATGGCCGGAGAAGTGCAGAG TTGGGGCCGTAACCAAAATGGACAGCTAGGCCTTGGAACTACTGAAGACTCGCTGCTCCCACAGAAGATTCAGGCTTTTGAG GGTGTTTGTGTGAAAATGATTGCTGCCGGTGCCGAACATACTGCTGCAGTAACTGAAGACGGTGACCTCTATGGATGGGGTTGGGGTCGATATGGAAACCTGGGTCTTGGGGACCGTAATGACCGTCTGCTTCCGGAAAAAGTATCTTCTGTGGAG GGTGAGAAGATGGTGCTTGTTGCATGTGGATGGCGCCATACCATTACTGTTTCTGACTCTGGTACAATGTACACTTACGGTTGGAGCAAATATGGTCAATTGGGACATGGTGATTTTGAAGATCATTTAGTTCCACATAAACTTGAAGCTTTGAAAGATAGCACTATATCCCAG ATTTCAGGTGGTTGGAGGCATACGATGGCACTTACATCAGAGGGAAAGCTTTATGGGTGGGGGTGGAACAAG TTTGGACAAGTTGGAGTTGGCAACAACGATGATCATTGTTCACCAGTACAGGTTCATTTTCCAGAGGAACAG AAAATTTCCCAAGTTGCTTGTGGATGGAGACACACACTCGCCCTTTCCGAAAAGAAAAACGTTTTCTCCTGGGGAAGGGGTACTAGTGGACAGCTCGGCAATGGAGAAATAGTTGACAG GAATACACCTGTGCTGATTGACGCCTTAAGCCCAGACGGTTCTGGCTGCAAGAAGTTAGAGTCATCCGCAGCAGCTCCATTTGCAG CCAAGGTCTGGGTCTCTCCGTCAGAGAGATACGCCATAGTTCCTGATGAGAAT GTTCCCAAATCAGGCGAAGGCACCGCGCGCGGCAACGGGGCGGACGCGAACGTGCCGGAGAACGATGTAAAGAGAATGCGCGTGCAGTCGTAG